A genomic segment from Polyangium mundeleinium encodes:
- a CDS encoding amidohydrolase family protein, whose amino-acid sequence MLASAMHDCPLPCLADHAPPKEAFGGWLSADRAPLPAANDEEGERLSASLPEVIDAHVHLFPDPVFEALWRWFEQYGWPIRYKLKALDVVRFLLSRGVSRIVALHYAHKPGMARALNQFVAGLCREEPRILGLATVLPGEPGAKEILAEGFAMGLRGVKLHCHVQCFSPDEESLHDVYEACVRANRPLVVHAGREPKSPAYKCDPYVLCSAERVERVLAEYPGLKLCVPHLGADEFDAYERMLERYDNLWLDTTMAMAEYFTGAPPLRLLHCRPERVLYGSDFPNVPYAWDREIKRLAALGMREEELAALVGGNATRLYGSE is encoded by the coding sequence ATGCTCGCGTCCGCCATGCACGACTGTCCCCTGCCCTGCCTCGCCGATCACGCGCCGCCCAAGGAAGCCTTCGGTGGATGGCTTTCGGCGGATCGGGCCCCGCTGCCCGCCGCGAACGACGAGGAAGGCGAGCGCCTGTCGGCGTCGCTGCCCGAGGTGATCGACGCGCACGTGCACCTGTTCCCGGACCCGGTGTTCGAGGCGCTCTGGCGATGGTTCGAACAGTATGGATGGCCGATCCGGTACAAGCTGAAGGCGCTTGATGTGGTGCGATTCCTGCTGTCGCGCGGGGTGTCGCGGATCGTGGCGCTGCATTATGCGCACAAGCCGGGGATGGCGCGGGCGCTGAATCAATTCGTGGCGGGGCTCTGCCGGGAGGAGCCGCGAATCCTCGGGCTCGCGACGGTGCTGCCCGGGGAGCCGGGCGCGAAGGAGATTCTCGCGGAGGGGTTCGCGATGGGGCTGCGGGGCGTGAAGCTGCATTGCCACGTGCAATGTTTTTCGCCGGACGAGGAGTCCCTGCACGACGTGTACGAGGCGTGCGTCCGGGCAAACCGGCCGCTCGTGGTGCACGCGGGTCGGGAGCCGAAGAGCCCGGCCTACAAGTGTGATCCGTACGTGCTCTGTTCGGCCGAGCGGGTGGAGCGGGTGCTCGCGGAGTATCCGGGATTGAAGCTCTGCGTGCCACACCTCGGGGCCGACGAGTTCGACGCGTACGAGCGGATGCTCGAACGGTACGACAATCTCTGGCTCGATACGACGATGGCGATGGCCGAATACTTCACGGGCGCGCCGCCGTTGCGGCTCCTTCATTGCCGGCCGGAGCGGGTCCTTTACGGGTCGGATTTCCCGAACGTGCCGTATGCGTGGGACCGGGAGATCAAGCGGCTCGCGGCGCTCGGCATGCGGGAGGAAGAGCTCGCGGCGCTCGTCGGGGGCAATGCGACGAGGTTGTACGGGTCAGAATAA
- a CDS encoding enoyl-CoA hydratase/isomerase family protein, with the protein MTDTDLVLVERTGPIATLTINRPTKMNALNAHLVAELARAFEALAASADGEDAVRAAILTGAGKAFVAGADIGEMAEMTPVAAKRFADAGQRLCHRIEALPFPVIAAVNGFALGGGCELALACDFIYAAEGAKLGLPEVTLGVMPGFGGTQRLLRRVGAARARELVYTGDMVSAEQALVMGLVNAVHPAAELVLKARETAQKIASRGPLAVAAAKRVMLHGEGVDLASACEHEAQAFAGLFGSEDQREGMKAFLGKTKPSFLGR; encoded by the coding sequence ATGACGGATACCGACCTCGTCCTCGTGGAGCGGACCGGCCCGATCGCGACGCTCACGATCAACCGGCCCACCAAGATGAACGCGCTGAACGCGCACCTCGTGGCGGAGCTCGCGCGAGCGTTCGAGGCGCTCGCGGCCTCGGCCGACGGGGAAGACGCCGTGCGCGCGGCGATCCTCACGGGCGCGGGCAAGGCGTTCGTGGCAGGCGCGGACATCGGGGAGATGGCGGAGATGACGCCGGTGGCGGCGAAGCGGTTTGCCGACGCGGGGCAGCGGCTGTGCCATCGGATCGAGGCGCTGCCGTTCCCGGTGATCGCCGCGGTGAACGGGTTCGCGCTCGGCGGGGGCTGCGAGCTCGCGCTGGCGTGCGACTTCATCTACGCGGCCGAGGGCGCGAAGCTCGGGCTGCCCGAGGTGACGCTCGGCGTGATGCCGGGCTTCGGCGGAACGCAGCGGCTGCTCCGGCGGGTGGGCGCGGCGCGGGCGCGGGAGCTCGTGTACACGGGCGACATGGTGAGCGCGGAGCAAGCGCTCGTGATGGGGCTCGTGAACGCGGTGCACCCGGCGGCGGAGCTCGTCCTCAAGGCGAGGGAGACGGCGCAGAAGATCGCGTCGCGGGGGCCGCTCGCGGTGGCGGCGGCGAAGCGCGTGATGCTGCACGGCGAGGGGGTCGACCTCGCGTCGGCGTGCGAGCACGAGGCGCAGGCGTTCGCGGGGCTGTTCGGGTCGGAGGATCAGCGGGAGGGGATGAAGGCGTTTTTGGGGAAGACGAAGCCTTCGTTCCTCGGGCGCTAG
- a CDS encoding SDR family oxidoreductase — protein MNVVVTGATGHVGANLTRALVERGHRVHVLYRHGPRALDGVDCERTTGDVRDADTVDRVIRGAELVYHCAAKISLESVDPEVEPINVEGVRNITNACMRHGVRRLVHFSSIHAFATEPAAEVLDEKRPLITDPRQPPYDRSKAAGQRVVLSAVEKGLDAVVLHPAAVLGPHDYMPSRMGRVLLSLARGRMPGLVEGGFSWVDVRDIVAAALAADIRGRRGENYLLSGHWLTFGQLASVAGEVTGRRPPRLTTPMWLARAVAPLAGGIAKLLRTDPLFNSVSLHALRIHRHTSHQKAQAELGFTPRPTKETLEATYAWFRETGMLPR, from the coding sequence ATGAATGTCGTCGTTACCGGGGCCACGGGGCACGTGGGCGCGAACCTCACGCGCGCGCTCGTCGAGCGCGGCCATCGCGTGCATGTGCTTTATCGACATGGGCCGCGCGCGCTCGACGGCGTCGATTGCGAGCGAACCACGGGCGACGTCCGTGACGCCGACACTGTCGATCGCGTCATCCGCGGCGCCGAGCTCGTCTACCACTGCGCCGCCAAGATATCGCTCGAATCCGTCGACCCCGAGGTCGAGCCCATCAACGTCGAAGGCGTCCGCAACATCACGAACGCGTGCATGCGCCACGGCGTCCGAAGGCTCGTGCATTTCAGCTCGATCCACGCCTTCGCCACCGAACCTGCGGCCGAGGTCCTCGACGAGAAGCGCCCGCTCATCACCGACCCTCGCCAGCCTCCGTACGACCGCTCCAAGGCCGCGGGCCAGCGCGTCGTCCTCTCCGCCGTCGAGAAGGGCCTCGACGCTGTCGTCTTGCATCCCGCGGCCGTCCTTGGCCCGCACGATTACATGCCCTCGCGCATGGGCCGCGTCCTCTTATCGCTCGCCCGCGGCCGCATGCCTGGGCTCGTCGAGGGCGGCTTCTCCTGGGTCGACGTCCGTGACATCGTGGCAGCGGCTCTCGCGGCCGATATCCGCGGTCGCCGTGGGGAAAACTACCTCCTTTCCGGCCACTGGCTCACCTTTGGGCAGCTCGCGTCGGTCGCGGGCGAGGTCACGGGCCGCCGCCCGCCGCGCCTCACCACGCCCATGTGGCTCGCGCGCGCCGTCGCGCCGCTTGCGGGAGGCATTGCGAAGCTCCTCCGCACCGACCCCCTCTTCAACAGCGTCTCTTTGCACGCGCTCCGCATTCACCGCCATACGAGCCATCAAAAGGCCCAGGCCGAGCTCGGGTTCACGCCGCGCCCCACGAAAGAGACCCTGGAGGCGACGTATGCGTGGTTCCGCGAGACCGGCATGCTTCCCCGCTGA
- a CDS encoding flotillin domain-containing protein gives MPQLFQKPEFQLFALGTGGILVLLVAFFVTLAKFYRRCGADEALVRTGAGGNKVVIGGGITVYPILHQLLRVSLHSIKLSVERSGKNALVTRDKIKANVTTELYIKVEPIAEDVLAAARSFGERNFDEQAIGDLIEGKLTDALRSVSANQTFMELHGQRKQFAEHIQSTLSDELKKNGLTLENVSITALAMVPVKELDPQDVFDAEGLRAITDSVQSNAEQTTKIQREKELAIQLTNAEAKKRALTIEQDQKQAEADQARRVSEYAATQKAETAKAVYIQEQAQELAALEKRKATETARIQQEQAIAVAEAARQRGQREAQIAAEKAQQAAEIAKQREIEASMIEKEKVVQAAEVDRQKALETASIDKQKAVESAEIVKQQAVETARIAKQIAVTQSEEQAARAAALKAQAEAEQQQAMQGIITVEETAKANREKAIAVIKSEEDAQRSRIAAEREAFKLKLEAETQAAALKAHAEGEAAVKRAAAEGEIARAQGLAQARELEAQASANVMRKGAEADGDRVRISAEAKAQAASQEAQALIALAEATRKKGEAEADAKRKLVEAENAVATKFLLRDVAVKALDVLPAVTRELMTPARAISEIKVLQLQGTGGAAATNGEGAPSAPFGNVASPILKTILEAGAAYPLLREMLAFSQVDERGLADKARSFLATLPTELRAVIDKDPELAKKLDDLGVAHAAPSGAGIQVHEVDPPTIPPAAPVAGE, from the coding sequence ATGCCGCAGCTCTTCCAGAAACCCGAGTTTCAATTGTTCGCCCTCGGAACGGGCGGTATCCTGGTCCTCCTCGTCGCCTTCTTCGTCACCCTGGCGAAGTTTTATCGACGTTGTGGTGCGGACGAGGCCCTCGTCCGCACCGGCGCTGGCGGCAACAAGGTCGTGATCGGCGGCGGTATCACCGTCTATCCGATCCTCCACCAGCTCCTGCGCGTCTCGCTCCACTCGATCAAGCTCTCCGTCGAGCGCTCGGGCAAGAACGCCCTCGTCACGCGGGACAAGATCAAGGCCAACGTCACGACCGAGCTCTACATCAAGGTCGAGCCCATCGCCGAGGACGTCCTCGCCGCCGCGCGCTCGTTCGGCGAGCGAAACTTCGACGAGCAGGCCATCGGCGACCTCATCGAGGGCAAGTTGACCGACGCCCTCCGCTCCGTCTCGGCGAACCAGACCTTCATGGAGCTGCACGGCCAGCGCAAGCAGTTCGCCGAGCACATCCAGAGCACGCTCTCCGACGAGCTCAAGAAAAACGGCCTCACGCTGGAGAACGTCTCGATCACCGCGCTCGCGATGGTGCCCGTGAAAGAGCTCGATCCGCAGGACGTCTTCGACGCCGAGGGCCTTCGCGCCATCACCGACAGCGTCCAGTCGAACGCCGAGCAGACCACGAAGATCCAGCGCGAAAAAGAGCTCGCCATCCAGCTCACGAACGCCGAGGCGAAGAAACGCGCCCTCACGATCGAGCAGGATCAGAAGCAAGCCGAGGCCGACCAGGCCCGCCGCGTCTCCGAATACGCCGCCACGCAGAAGGCCGAGACCGCGAAGGCCGTCTACATCCAGGAGCAGGCCCAGGAGCTCGCCGCGCTCGAAAAACGCAAAGCCACCGAGACCGCGCGTATCCAGCAGGAGCAAGCGATCGCCGTCGCCGAGGCCGCGCGCCAGCGAGGCCAGCGCGAGGCGCAGATCGCCGCGGAAAAGGCGCAGCAGGCCGCCGAAATCGCCAAGCAGCGCGAGATCGAGGCCTCGATGATCGAGAAGGAAAAGGTCGTCCAGGCCGCCGAGGTCGATCGGCAGAAGGCCCTCGAAACGGCCTCGATCGACAAGCAAAAGGCCGTCGAGAGCGCCGAGATCGTCAAGCAGCAGGCCGTCGAGACCGCGCGCATCGCCAAGCAGATCGCGGTCACCCAGAGCGAAGAGCAGGCCGCGCGCGCCGCCGCCCTGAAGGCCCAGGCCGAGGCTGAGCAGCAGCAAGCGATGCAGGGCATCATCACGGTCGAGGAGACCGCGAAGGCGAACCGCGAAAAGGCCATCGCCGTCATCAAGAGCGAAGAGGACGCGCAACGCTCGCGCATCGCCGCCGAGCGCGAGGCCTTCAAGCTCAAGCTCGAAGCCGAGACGCAGGCCGCCGCGCTCAAGGCGCACGCCGAAGGTGAAGCCGCGGTCAAACGCGCCGCGGCCGAGGGCGAGATCGCCCGCGCACAAGGCCTCGCGCAGGCCCGCGAGCTCGAAGCGCAGGCGAGCGCCAACGTCATGCGCAAGGGCGCCGAGGCCGACGGCGACCGCGTCCGCATCTCCGCCGAGGCCAAGGCCCAAGCCGCCTCGCAGGAAGCGCAGGCCTTGATCGCCCTCGCCGAGGCCACGCGCAAGAAGGGCGAGGCCGAGGCCGACGCCAAGCGCAAGCTCGTCGAGGCCGAGAACGCCGTCGCCACGAAGTTCCTCCTCCGCGACGTCGCCGTGAAGGCGCTCGACGTCCTGCCCGCCGTCACCCGCGAGCTCATGACCCCGGCCCGCGCCATCAGCGAGATCAAGGTCCTGCAGCTCCAGGGCACGGGCGGCGCCGCCGCGACGAACGGCGAGGGCGCCCCGAGCGCGCCCTTCGGCAACGTCGCTTCGCCCATCCTCAAGACCATCCTCGAAGCGGGCGCCGCATACCCGCTCCTTCGCGAGATGCTCGCCTTCTCGCAGGTCGATGAGCGCGGCCTCGCGGACAAGGCCCGCTCCTTCCTCGCCACGCTCCCGACCGAGCTTCGCGCCGTGATCGACAAAGACCCGGAGCTCGCGAAGAAGCTCGACGACCTCGGCGTCGCCCACGCCGCGCCCTCCGGCGCCGGCATCCAGGTCCACGAGGTCGACCCTCCGACGATCCCGCCTGCGGCCCCGGTCGCGGGCGAGTGA
- a CDS encoding ion channel: protein MTPPRRDPDEAALSALAQIARGLVSTPGAQGGALGYGTWKQGFRELVQRDPLDTLLVSVLGGAYLFWLAEKDKNPRCRTFWDAAVFVSTCLSVGYDNKFAQTESGKALATFLMTFGPSVAANAFARPAAAQQNSVGPPTNGADAQVSAATAESIALQKAILARLDTILAELQSARPPSERNVRG from the coding sequence ATGACCCCGCCTCGCCGAGATCCGGACGAAGCCGCGCTCTCTGCGCTCGCGCAGATCGCGCGTGGCCTCGTCTCGACCCCGGGCGCGCAGGGCGGCGCGCTCGGGTATGGCACGTGGAAGCAAGGTTTTCGCGAGCTCGTCCAGCGGGATCCGCTGGACACGCTCCTCGTCTCCGTGCTTGGCGGCGCTTACCTCTTTTGGCTCGCCGAGAAAGACAAGAACCCGCGGTGCCGCACGTTCTGGGACGCCGCGGTGTTCGTCTCGACCTGCCTCTCTGTCGGGTACGACAACAAGTTCGCGCAAACTGAATCGGGCAAGGCCCTCGCCACCTTCCTCATGACGTTTGGCCCGAGCGTCGCGGCGAACGCGTTCGCCCGGCCCGCCGCCGCGCAGCAAAATTCCGTCGGACCGCCCACCAATGGGGCCGACGCGCAGGTTTCCGCCGCCACGGCGGAGTCGATCGCCCTGCAAAAGGCCATTCTCGCGCGCCTCGACACGATCCTCGCCGAGCTCCAGAGCGCCCGCCCGCCGTCCGAGCGGAACGTGCGGGGCTGA
- a CDS encoding DUF1295 domain-containing protein produces MDEPTLYRYILWGFLVVAALTFPALFFITAPYGRHEAKSWGPTFSNRTGWLVMESPSVLVFFACWYFGGCPTDAASLGFLFLWQLHYVHRAYIFPFRIKSGPKRMPVAIAAFGFAFTSTNAYLNGRWLFSFAGPDRYDSAWFSDPRFFLGAAIFLAGFAINQQADWILLHLRKPGETGYKIPRGGFYRWVSCPNYFGEIIEWLGFAICTWSLPGLAFALWTIANLLPRALSHHRWYREKFPDYPPERKALVPGLF; encoded by the coding sequence ATGGACGAGCCCACGCTCTATCGATACATCCTTTGGGGATTCCTCGTCGTCGCGGCCCTGACCTTCCCGGCTCTGTTTTTCATCACCGCGCCGTACGGCCGCCACGAGGCGAAATCCTGGGGCCCGACGTTCAGCAACCGCACAGGCTGGCTCGTCATGGAGTCACCGTCGGTCCTCGTCTTTTTCGCCTGCTGGTACTTCGGCGGCTGCCCCACGGATGCGGCCTCGCTCGGCTTCCTCTTCCTCTGGCAGCTCCACTACGTCCACCGCGCCTACATCTTCCCGTTCCGCATCAAGAGCGGCCCCAAGCGAATGCCGGTCGCCATTGCCGCGTTCGGTTTCGCGTTTACCTCGACCAACGCCTACCTCAATGGCCGCTGGCTCTTCAGCTTCGCCGGCCCCGATCGATATGACTCGGCGTGGTTCTCGGATCCTCGCTTCTTCCTCGGCGCGGCCATCTTCCTCGCGGGATTCGCCATCAACCAGCAGGCGGACTGGATCCTCCTCCACCTGCGCAAACCCGGCGAAACCGGCTACAAGATCCCCCGCGGCGGCTTCTACCGCTGGGTGAGCTGCCCCAATTATTTCGGCGAGATCATCGAATGGCTCGGCTTTGCGATCTGCACCTGGTCGCTGCCGGGCCTCGCGTTCGCGCTCTGGACCATCGCGAACCTCCTGCCGCGCGCTCTCTCCCACCACCGCTGGTACCGCGAAAAATTCCCGGATTACCCGCCCGAGCGCAAGGCCCTCGTCCCGGGCTTATTCTGA
- a CDS encoding OB-fold-containig protein, whose amino-acid sequence MDFLQSLFVWANLPYAIVFTVAILFALLQMTGVLGLLVGGSDHDADADADHDADVDADHDLDADADADHDHDHDADHDHDASLGGKILVDLGAGRVPFSVLWQTFAVTFGITGLALNTLYFGRAGALASSTLAFSLPASLLVAYLVTRTASRLLGKVVAPSGEEATSRRNLVGCSGVVISTRVTSEFGEIRAKDRAGHFVHVICRIREGEPVLGAGREVVIVDYDSKDGRIFVAPLDDDAPPAPALRIAGDTRAESEAEAEAEASETKAKTRAL is encoded by the coding sequence TTGGACTTCCTCCAATCCCTCTTCGTCTGGGCGAACCTTCCTTACGCAATCGTATTCACGGTCGCGATCCTCTTCGCGCTCCTGCAAATGACCGGCGTCCTCGGCCTGCTCGTCGGCGGCTCCGATCACGACGCCGACGCGGATGCCGATCACGATGCGGACGTCGACGCCGATCACGACCTCGACGCGGACGCGGACGCCGATCACGACCACGATCACGACGCCGACCACGACCACGACGCGAGCCTCGGCGGCAAGATCCTCGTCGATCTCGGCGCGGGCCGCGTCCCGTTTTCGGTTCTCTGGCAGACCTTCGCCGTCACGTTCGGCATCACCGGCCTCGCGCTCAACACCCTTTATTTCGGCCGCGCCGGCGCCCTCGCGTCCTCGACCCTCGCGTTCAGCCTGCCCGCTTCGCTCCTCGTCGCTTACCTCGTCACGCGCACCGCCTCGCGCCTCCTCGGCAAGGTCGTCGCGCCGTCCGGCGAGGAAGCCACGAGTCGCAGGAACCTCGTGGGCTGCTCGGGTGTCGTCATCTCGACCCGCGTCACCAGTGAATTCGGCGAGATTCGTGCCAAGGACCGGGCGGGGCATTTCGTGCACGTCATCTGCCGCATTCGTGAGGGCGAACCCGTCCTCGGCGCCGGCCGCGAGGTGGTCATCGTCGATTACGACAGCAAGGACGGTCGCATCTTCGTCGCGCCCCTCGACGACGACGCGCCGCCCGCGCCCGCGCTCCGCATCGCGGGCGATACGCGGGCCGAAAGCGAAGCAGAGGCAGAAGCGGAAGCCTCGGAAACGAAAGCTAAAACCCGAGCGCTTTGA
- a CDS encoding tetratricopeptide repeat protein — translation MVLTKAGLNRLFAEVLPQDADVEAFVAQNFGTIARRVARGADRAGKIALLVDNADLKVLLDKISGAHPVAVARNEHLLAEDKRVAGTPVPDAGPCVGRDALLAELAAHVHRDAPGPVLLVGDAGLGKTTLALALLHADASVRRFGGRRYVAHLDTAADTEAAVVEVSRALGVTPEAPLLNRIAESLRRAPALIVLDDLDVPLAKDPANVRDLLQRLTAIPGVAVIATSRSSAAPPDGFHVAAVKPLDEASARAAFLAIAGDARRSDPGLSFALTEAAGNPLALALLARAAGDGPLDLAVRAWHQKQNELLMREDGPESASAIEIAVALALASGRLSDEARRLAPLFAALPNGVRAEDLAAFASSGTADAGAALVALGLAQDASGRSRLRRAVREIVALQRPGADESAKATQRYTGLALSNGPNVGWPAGDESAARLAADSDNIEAMILRGIDGPHRIACIDASVALATFIGSSGHCTPRVVERARDAAREGGDKLGEADCTQALGDIALARGEVDEARARYLDALPLFHQARAGLSIAACLMRLGDIASERDEYDEAKLRYTDAAPYYRHIGDKLGEANCLRNLAEIAALRDDYEESRARYKEALPIYNELGDKAASANCMKGIADIAFQGTQYDEARALYQEVGPLLEELGDRLSMAQCLQNLGDIAFALGEHSVAEKHYQKALPILKELGDKLAEGTCLSTLGDVALACTEIEDAQAYYLAALPLLREVGEKMGEANCIQSLGDIALTQFEHDAARSHYENALGLFAALKDDYSIGWTHYRLAQVAADPDIFKNHLYAARDAWLRIGRQDLIDDVNTEFPGIL, via the coding sequence ATGGTCCTTACCAAGGCCGGTCTGAACCGGCTGTTCGCGGAAGTCCTGCCTCAAGACGCAGACGTCGAAGCGTTCGTCGCACAGAACTTCGGCACCATCGCCCGGCGCGTCGCGCGCGGAGCCGATCGAGCCGGCAAGATCGCGCTCCTCGTGGACAACGCCGATCTCAAGGTTCTGCTCGACAAGATCTCCGGCGCGCACCCCGTTGCCGTCGCTCGGAACGAGCACCTGCTCGCCGAGGACAAACGGGTCGCCGGAACGCCGGTGCCCGACGCAGGACCCTGCGTGGGTCGGGACGCGCTCCTCGCCGAGCTCGCGGCACACGTCCATCGCGACGCGCCCGGGCCCGTGCTCCTCGTCGGCGACGCCGGCCTCGGCAAGACGACACTCGCGCTCGCGCTCCTCCACGCGGACGCGTCCGTTCGTCGTTTCGGCGGCCGCAGGTACGTCGCGCACCTCGACACGGCGGCCGACACCGAAGCGGCTGTCGTCGAGGTCAGCCGCGCCCTCGGCGTCACGCCCGAGGCGCCGCTCCTCAACCGCATCGCGGAGTCGCTGCGCCGCGCGCCGGCCTTGATCGTCCTCGACGATCTCGACGTGCCCCTCGCGAAGGACCCCGCGAACGTGCGCGACCTTCTCCAGAGGCTCACGGCCATCCCCGGCGTCGCCGTCATCGCCACGTCGCGATCGAGCGCGGCGCCGCCCGACGGCTTCCACGTCGCCGCGGTCAAACCCCTCGACGAGGCCTCCGCGCGGGCCGCGTTCCTCGCGATCGCCGGCGACGCGCGCCGCTCCGATCCGGGCCTCTCGTTCGCGCTCACCGAGGCCGCGGGCAATCCCCTCGCGCTCGCCTTGCTCGCGCGCGCGGCCGGTGACGGTCCGCTCGACCTCGCGGTCCGCGCCTGGCACCAGAAGCAGAACGAGCTCCTCATGCGCGAGGACGGCCCCGAGTCGGCGAGCGCCATCGAGATCGCCGTCGCCCTCGCGCTCGCGAGCGGCCGCCTCTCGGACGAAGCGCGCCGCCTCGCGCCGCTCTTCGCTGCGCTGCCGAACGGCGTCCGCGCCGAGGACCTCGCGGCCTTCGCGTCCTCGGGCACCGCCGACGCGGGCGCTGCGCTCGTGGCCCTCGGCCTCGCGCAGGATGCGTCGGGGCGTTCCCGCTTGCGCCGCGCCGTCCGTGAGATCGTCGCCTTGCAGCGCCCTGGCGCTGACGAGTCGGCGAAGGCGACGCAGCGGTACACCGGCCTCGCGCTCTCGAACGGTCCGAACGTCGGATGGCCGGCGGGGGACGAGAGCGCGGCGCGCCTCGCGGCGGACAGCGACAACATCGAGGCGATGATCCTGCGTGGCATCGACGGCCCGCACCGCATCGCGTGCATCGACGCGTCCGTCGCGCTCGCCACGTTCATCGGCTCCTCGGGCCACTGCACGCCGCGCGTCGTCGAGCGCGCGCGCGACGCGGCGCGGGAAGGCGGCGACAAGCTTGGCGAGGCCGACTGCACGCAGGCGCTCGGCGACATCGCGCTCGCGCGTGGTGAGGTCGACGAGGCGCGCGCGCGCTACCTCGACGCGCTCCCGCTCTTCCATCAGGCGCGCGCGGGCCTCAGCATCGCGGCGTGCCTCATGCGCCTCGGCGACATCGCGAGCGAGCGCGACGAGTACGACGAGGCGAAGCTCCGCTACACCGACGCCGCGCCGTACTACCGGCACATCGGCGACAAGCTCGGCGAGGCCAACTGCCTGCGCAACCTCGCCGAGATCGCGGCCTTGCGCGACGACTACGAGGAGTCGCGCGCGCGGTACAAGGAAGCGCTGCCGATCTACAACGAGCTCGGCGACAAGGCGGCGAGCGCGAACTGCATGAAGGGCATCGCGGACATCGCCTTCCAGGGCACGCAGTACGACGAGGCGCGCGCGCTCTACCAGGAGGTCGGCCCGCTCCTCGAAGAGCTCGGCGATCGCCTCTCGATGGCGCAGTGCCTGCAGAACCTCGGCGACATCGCGTTCGCGCTCGGCGAGCACTCCGTGGCCGAGAAGCATTACCAGAAGGCCCTGCCCATCCTGAAGGAGCTTGGCGACAAACTCGCCGAGGGCACGTGCCTGTCGACCCTCGGCGACGTCGCGCTCGCGTGCACGGAGATCGAGGACGCGCAGGCGTACTACCTCGCGGCGCTCCCGCTGCTCCGCGAGGTCGGCGAGAAAATGGGCGAGGCGAACTGCATCCAGAGCCTCGGCGACATCGCGCTCACGCAGTTCGAGCACGACGCGGCCCGGTCGCATTACGAGAACGCCCTCGGCCTCTTCGCGGCCCTCAAGGACGATTACTCGATCGGCTGGACGCATTACCGCCTGGCCCAGGTCGCCGCGGACCCGGACATCTTCAAGAACCACCTTTACGCGGCGCGCGACGCCTGGTTGCGCATCGGTCGTCAGGACCTCATCGACGACGTCAACACCGAGTTCCCCGGGATTCTTTAA